From the genome of Scytonema hofmannii PCC 7110, one region includes:
- a CDS encoding AMP-binding protein yields MTVCLANFQNPLEKFSTLVELLTYRAQSQPDRKAYTFLRDGETEEVSLTYSKLDQQARAIATHLQSLKASGERVLLLYPPGLDFIAAFFGCLYANVVAVPVYPPKRNQSLSRLQAIASDAQTRIALTVSSTLTQIQSQFAQEPEFANMQLSATDSIAVERASDWQEVQIDRNTLAFLQYTSGSTGTPKGVMVSHGNLLQNSKYTQQIWEYNSQSVMVTWLPVFHDMGLIYGVLQPLYQGFPCYMMAPVSFIQKPIRWLQAISRYKATHSGAPNFAYELCLLKTTPEERASLDLSSWHMTLNGAEPVRAHTLKQFTQVFQSCGFDLATFCPGYGLAEATLVVAGVQNQKVPSFYTVQAEALAQNQVRESNTEKKLQTLVGCGYPGIDTKVIIVHPESLSQCASDEIGEIWVSGSTVAQGYWQRTEETMQTFGAYLEDTKEGPFMRTGDLGFLKDGELFITGRLKDLIIIRGSNHYPQDIEHTVEQSHPALRSGFGAAFAIEADGVERLAITYEVERSYLRKLDINEVIGAIRKAVFEQHQLQVYAVLLLKTATIPKTSSGKIQRRACRNEFLNRSLDIVGEWTAVNPQQLDLEQLQIEVESLWEDVRDSLQYNLEEKVQAIGKNNTELDSPITKERIQDWLISHLSRNLQIQPNDIDIQESFAYYGMDSTLATSTIYELMKLLKSDLEPTLPWEYPNIESLAQHLSEQYSQLQTVS; encoded by the coding sequence ATGACTGTTTGTTTGGCTAATTTCCAAAATCCTCTAGAGAAATTTTCAACTTTAGTAGAACTGTTAACCTACAGAGCGCAAAGTCAGCCAGATCGAAAGGCTTATACTTTTCTGCGAGATGGTGAAACTGAAGAAGTCAGCTTGACTTACTCTAAACTAGACCAGCAAGCACGAGCGATCGCTACCCATCTTCAGTCTCTAAAGGCTTCTGGCGAACGCGTTCTGCTATTGTATCCACCAGGTCTAGATTTCATCGCTGCCTTCTTCGGCTGTCTGTATGCCAATGTTGTAGCGGTTCCAGTTTATCCACCCAAGCGCAACCAAAGTTTATCTAGATTGCAGGCGATCGCATCCGATGCTCAAACAAGAATAGCGCTGACTGTTAGCTCTACTCTCACCCAGATCCAAAGTCAATTTGCTCAAGAGCCAGAGTTTGCCAATATGCAATTGTCGGCTACTGATAGCATTGCTGTCGAGCGAGCATCAGATTGGCAAGAAGTGCAAATAGATAGAAATACCTTAGCTTTTCTCCAGTACACTTCTGGGTCTACGGGAACTCCCAAGGGTGTAATGGTAAGTCACGGCAATCTGCTACAGAATTCTAAGTATACGCAACAGATATGGGAGTATAACTCACAAAGTGTTATGGTAACGTGGTTGCCTGTTTTCCATGACATGGGGTTAATCTATGGGGTTCTCCAACCACTGTATCAAGGTTTTCCTTGCTACATGATGGCTCCTGTATCCTTTATTCAAAAACCGATACGATGGCTTCAGGCAATTTCACGTTACAAAGCTACTCATAGTGGCGCTCCCAACTTCGCCTACGAACTTTGTCTCCTCAAAACCACTCCCGAAGAACGCGCCAGCCTCGATTTAAGTAGCTGGCACATGACTTTAAATGGTGCCGAACCAGTCAGAGCACACACTCTCAAACAATTTACCCAAGTTTTTCAGTCTTGTGGTTTTGACTTAGCAACTTTCTGTCCGGGCTACGGTTTAGCAGAAGCAACTTTAGTAGTGGCTGGAGTGCAAAACCAAAAAGTCCCAAGTTTTTACACAGTTCAAGCAGAAGCATTGGCACAAAATCAGGTAAGAGAGAGTAACACTGAGAAGAAACTACAAACCCTTGTAGGATGTGGATATCCGGGAATTGATACCAAAGTAATTATTGTTCATCCCGAATCATTAAGCCAATGTGCATCAGATGAAATTGGAGAAATTTGGGTTTCTGGCTCTACCGTCGCCCAAGGATATTGGCAGCGTACCGAAGAAACTATGCAAACCTTTGGTGCTTATTTAGAAGACACCAAAGAAGGTCCGTTTATGAGGACAGGGGATTTGGGATTCTTGAAAGATGGCGAGTTATTCATTACTGGTCGCCTCAAAGACCTAATTATCATTCGAGGTAGCAATCATTATCCTCAAGATATTGAACATACCGTAGAACAAAGCCACCCTGCACTGCGATCTGGTTTTGGTGCAGCATTTGCTATTGAAGCAGATGGCGTTGAACGATTGGCGATCACATACGAAGTAGAACGAAGTTACTTACGCAAGCTCGATATTAATGAAGTCATTGGAGCTATCCGAAAGGCTGTGTTCGAACAGCATCAACTGCAAGTTTATGCCGTGTTGCTACTTAAAACTGCCACTATTCCAAAAACTTCTAGTGGAAAAATTCAGCGCCGTGCTTGTCGCAATGAGTTTCTCAATAGGAGTCTGGATATAGTTGGTGAATGGACTGCAGTAAATCCTCAGCAACTTGATTTAGAGCAGTTACAAATAGAAGTGGAATCTTTATGGGAGGATGTGCGAGATTCCTTACAGTACAATCTTGAAGAGAAAGTGCAAGCGATCGGTAAAAATAATACCGAACTAGATAGCCCAATCACAAAAGAAAGGATTCAAGATTGGCTGATTTCTCATCTCAGTCGGAACTTACAAATACAGCCGAATGATATAGATATTCAAGAATCCTTCGCTTACTACGGTATGGATTCAACATTGGCAACTAGTACTATTTATGAATTGATGAAGTTGCTAAAATCCGATTTGGAACCAACCCTTCCGTGGGAATACCCAAATATTGAGTCTCTTGCCCAGCATCTATCAGAACAATACAGTCAGCTGCAAACAGTTTCTTAA